One stretch of Paracoccus liaowanqingii DNA includes these proteins:
- the rhaS gene encoding rhamnose ABC transporter substrate-binding protein: MSISRTLLTTATALALMAGAAQAETVRIALVAKALGIGFFEAANKGAEEAAAELGDVEIIYTGPTDTTAEGQIEVINSLIAQRVDAIAVSANDTDALVPTLKRAMDRGITVISWDSGVAPEGRAMHLNPSSAPLIGNTIIKLAADHLPEGGQVAVLSATTTSTNQNIWIEEMTKVMGDYPGIEVVATVYGDDLADKSYREAQGLMQSHPDLKAIIAPTSVGIVAAAQAVTDAGKVGEVNVTGLGLPSEMAGHVKSGASKSFAIWNPIDLGYSATMIAHALATEGATAEPGATIPIGRMGEVTLDENGEAAMADPFTYDAGNIDEFSSVF, translated from the coding sequence ATGAGCATTTCGAGGACATTACTGACGACGGCCACGGCGCTGGCGTTGATGGCGGGCGCGGCGCAGGCCGAGACCGTGCGCATCGCGCTGGTCGCCAAGGCGCTTGGCATCGGCTTCTTCGAGGCCGCCAACAAGGGCGCCGAGGAGGCCGCCGCCGAGCTGGGAGATGTGGAGATCATCTATACCGGCCCCACCGACACCACCGCCGAGGGCCAGATCGAGGTGATCAACAGCCTGATCGCGCAGCGCGTGGATGCCATCGCCGTCAGCGCCAACGACACGGACGCGCTGGTGCCGACGCTCAAGCGCGCCATGGATCGCGGCATCACCGTCATCAGCTGGGACAGCGGCGTGGCGCCCGAGGGGCGGGCGATGCACCTGAACCCGTCCTCGGCGCCGCTGATCGGCAACACGATCATCAAGCTGGCCGCCGACCATCTGCCCGAGGGCGGGCAGGTGGCGGTGCTGTCGGCGACCACCACCTCGACCAACCAGAACATCTGGATCGAGGAGATGACCAAGGTGATGGGCGACTATCCCGGCATCGAGGTCGTGGCGACGGTCTATGGCGACGACCTGGCCGACAAGTCCTATCGCGAGGCCCAAGGGTTGATGCAGAGCCATCCGGACCTCAAGGCGATCATCGCGCCGACCAGCGTGGGGATCGTGGCGGCGGCGCAGGCGGTGACCGATGCGGGCAAGGTGGGCGAGGTCAATGTGACGGGCCTGGGCCTGCCGTCCGAGATGGCGGGGCATGTGAAGTCGGGGGCATCCAAAAGTTTCGCGATCTGGAATCCGATCGATCTGGGCTATTCGGCCACGATGATCGCGCATGCGCTGGCGACGGAAGGTGCCACGGCGGAACCCGGTGCCACCATCCCGATCGGGCGCATGGGCGAGGTCACGCTGGACGAGAACGGCGAGGCCGCGATGGCCGATCCCTTCACCTATGACGCCGGCAACATCGACGAATTCTCGTCGGTCTTCTGA
- the rhaI gene encoding L-rhamnose catabolism isomerase codes for MINRDIIEADNAARQTDLSADYDALGARLSRRGIDIEALTARAMRFGVAIPSWGTGTGGTRFARFPGAGEPRGIMDKMDDCGVIHQLTAATPKVSLHIPWDRTDPALLLEKAEATGLGFDAMNSNTFQDQPGQALSYKFGSLSHTDAATRAQAVDHNLDCIEIGRALGSKALTVWIGDGSNFPGQTSLSRQFDRYLDAMAQVYAGLPDDWRLFSEHKIYEPAFYSTVVQDWGTSLMIAQELGPKAQCLVDLGHHAPNVNIEMIVARLIRAGKLGGFHFNDSKYGDDDLDAGTIEPFRLFLVWNELVELEDTPGLNLSHMIDQSHNVTDPMESLMISAVEIQRAYVQASLVDRAALEGYRTENDALMAAATLRAAFRTDVEPILQMARQRQGAAIDPIAAFRASGWRAQVAAVRPASAGGGGGIV; via the coding sequence ATGATCAACCGCGACATCATCGAGGCGGACAACGCTGCCCGCCAGACCGACCTGTCCGCCGATTACGACGCGCTCGGCGCGCGCCTGTCGCGCCGGGGCATCGACATCGAGGCCCTGACCGCCCGCGCCATGAGGTTCGGCGTGGCGATCCCCAGCTGGGGCACCGGCACCGGCGGCACCCGCTTCGCCCGCTTCCCGGGCGCCGGAGAGCCGCGCGGCATCATGGACAAGATGGACGATTGCGGGGTCATCCACCAGCTGACCGCCGCAACGCCAAAGGTCAGCCTGCACATCCCCTGGGACCGCACCGACCCCGCCCTGCTGCTGGAAAAGGCCGAGGCCACGGGGCTGGGCTTCGATGCCATGAACTCCAACACCTTCCAGGACCAGCCCGGCCAGGCGTTGAGCTACAAGTTCGGCTCGCTCTCCCATACCGATGCCGCCACCCGCGCGCAGGCGGTGGACCACAACCTCGACTGCATCGAGATCGGTCGCGCCCTCGGGTCGAAGGCGCTGACGGTCTGGATCGGGGACGGCTCGAACTTCCCCGGCCAGACCTCGCTGTCGCGCCAGTTCGACCGCTATCTGGACGCGATGGCCCAGGTCTATGCCGGCCTGCCCGACGACTGGCGGCTGTTCTCGGAACACAAGATCTACGAGCCCGCCTTCTATTCGACCGTCGTGCAGGACTGGGGCACCAGCCTGATGATCGCGCAGGAGCTGGGTCCCAAGGCGCAGTGCCTCGTGGACCTCGGCCATCACGCGCCCAACGTGAACATCGAGATGATCGTCGCCCGCCTGATCCGCGCGGGCAAGCTGGGCGGTTTCCACTTCAACGACAGCAAGTACGGCGACGACGATCTGGACGCGGGCACCATCGAGCCCTTCCGCCTGTTCCTCGTCTGGAACGAGCTGGTCGAGCTGGAGGACACCCCCGGCCTGAACCTGTCCCACATGATCGACCAGAGCCACAACGTCACGGACCCGATGGAAAGCCTGATGATCTCGGCGGTCGAAATCCAGCGCGCCTATGTGCAGGCCAGCCTTGTCGACCGCGCGGCTCTGGAGGGATACCGCACCGAGAACGACGCGCTGATGGCGGCGGCGACCCTGCGCGCGGCCTTCCGCACGGATGTCGAGCCGATCCTGCAGATGGCCCGCCAGCGGCAAGGCGCGGCCATCGACCCGATCGCGGCCTTCCGCGCGTCCGGCTGGCGCGCACAGGTGGCGGCGGTGCGCCCGGCCAGCGCGGGCGGAGGCGGCGGGATCGTCTGA
- a CDS encoding malonyl-CoA decarboxylase domain-containing protein, producing the protein MQALARPASERARVACTVLMGRIGDAARVAVAEQALSAYAELDADQRLAFFRSMRDDHGVDPQAIREAYAAWDKAPDAAAVADLFRVVEPARQTLLRRLNLAPGATLQLVRMRQDLLAAMRADPGLAPIDQDFAHLLASWFNRGFLTMRRIDWNAPAAILEKLIEYESVHRMEGWGDLKRRLAENDRRLYAFFHPATGDEPLIFVEVALTQGMPDAIGPILTAPEAKLPEPADTAVFYSINNSLAGLKGVSFGNFLIKQVVAVLKAELPELKTFVTLSPVPGFAAWLAAQTDAPATELRTALAGDWPSNPGAVVALRPQVMAVAARYILQARARGGQPADPVARFHLGNGAAAHRLNWPADLSASAQKTAHGLMINYLYELDRIEDRHEAFIRDGTVAHGPQLAEALKG; encoded by the coding sequence TTGCAGGCGCTGGCGCGGCCCGCATCGGAACGCGCGCGGGTCGCCTGCACGGTGCTGATGGGCCGGATCGGGGACGCAGCAAGGGTCGCGGTGGCCGAGCAGGCGCTGAGCGCCTATGCCGAGCTGGACGCCGATCAGCGCCTCGCCTTCTTCCGGTCGATGCGCGACGATCACGGCGTCGATCCGCAGGCGATCCGCGAGGCCTATGCGGCCTGGGACAAGGCGCCCGATGCGGCGGCGGTGGCCGATCTGTTCCGGGTGGTCGAGCCCGCGCGACAGACGCTGCTGCGGCGGCTGAACCTGGCGCCGGGGGCCACGCTGCAGCTGGTGCGGATGCGCCAGGACCTGCTGGCCGCCATGCGCGCCGATCCCGGGCTGGCGCCCATCGACCAGGATTTCGCGCATCTGCTGGCCTCGTGGTTCAACCGGGGCTTCCTGACCATGCGCCGGATCGACTGGAACGCGCCCGCCGCGATCCTGGAGAAGCTGATCGAATATGAAAGCGTCCACCGGATGGAAGGCTGGGGCGATCTGAAACGGCGCCTGGCCGAGAACGACCGCAGGCTCTATGCCTTCTTCCATCCCGCGACCGGGGACGAGCCGCTGATCTTCGTCGAGGTCGCGCTGACCCAAGGGATGCCCGACGCCATCGGCCCGATCCTGACCGCGCCCGAGGCGAAGCTGCCCGAGCCCGCGGACACGGCGGTCTTCTATTCCATCAACAATAGCCTGGCGGGGCTCAAGGGCGTCAGCTTCGGCAACTTCCTGATCAAGCAGGTGGTGGCAGTGCTGAAGGCCGAGCTGCCCGAGCTGAAGACCTTCGTCACCCTGTCGCCGGTGCCGGGCTTCGCCGCCTGGCTGGCCGCGCAGACCGACGCCCCGGCGACCGAGCTGCGCACGGCGCTGGCGGGCGACTGGCCGTCCAACCCCGGCGCGGTCGTGGCGCTGCGCCCGCAGGTCATGGCGGTGGCCGCGCGCTATATCCTGCAGGCGCGGGCGCGGGGCGGGCAGCCCGCCGATCCGGTGGCGCGCTTCCATCTGGGCAACGGCGCCGCTGCCCATCGGCTGAACTGGCCCGCCGACCTGTCGGCCTCGGCGCAGAAGACCGCGCATGGGCTGATGATCAACTATCTTTACGAACTGGACCGGATCGAGGATCGCCACGAGGCGTTCATCCGCGACGGCACCGTCGCCCATGGCCCGCAGCTTGCCGAGGCGCTGAAGGGCTGA
- a CDS encoding bifunctional rhamnulose-1-phosphate aldolase/short-chain dehydrogenase: protein MTANRLDNLWDDARAASMSEPEKLLYRSNLLGSDKRVTNYGGGNTSAKVQEVDPLTGETVEVLWVKGSGGDIGSMAMDGFSTLYMDKLRALKGKYRGLAHEDEMVAYLPHCTFALNPRAASIDTPLHAYVPSKHVDHVHSDAIIALAASVNSKELTAEIFGTDIGWLPWKKPGYELGLWLERLAVENPGMRGAVLESHGLFTWADDAKDCYLTTLEIINTAAEWLESRSTAPAFGGPARPTLDAPERRKIAARLMPVIRGLISKDRHKVGHFDDQPAVLEFVGSAMLESLAPMGTSCPDHFLRTKIRPLVVDFDPAAPDLDATLAALPQAVAAYRDDYAAYYDRCRRPDSPALRDPNAVVYLIPGVGMITFALDKPTARVSAEFYVNAINVMRGASAVSTYQGLPEQEAFDIEYWLLEEAKLQRMPRPKSLAGRVALVTGGAGGIGAATAERFLREGACVMLADIDEGALATTHDGLAKSFGADVVRAVQMNVTDEAQVATAYAQMAVEFGGIDILVSNAGIASSAPVEETTLALWNRNMDILSTGYFLVSREAFRTFRAQDIGGSVIFVASKNGLAASPNASAYCTAKAAEIHLARCLALEGAEGGIRVNVVNPDAVLRGSRIWEGEWLDQRASTYGTDKGGLEEMYRQRSLLKRSVLPEDIAEGAYFFASDLSAKSTGNILNVDAGNVQAFTR from the coding sequence ATGACCGCCAATCGACTGGACAACCTGTGGGACGACGCCCGCGCCGCCAGCATGAGCGAGCCCGAAAAGCTGCTCTACCGCTCGAATCTGCTGGGCTCGGACAAGCGCGTGACGAATTACGGCGGCGGCAACACCTCGGCCAAGGTGCAGGAGGTCGATCCTCTGACCGGCGAGACGGTCGAGGTGCTGTGGGTCAAGGGCTCGGGCGGCGACATCGGGTCCATGGCGATGGACGGCTTCTCGACCCTCTACATGGACAAGCTGCGCGCGCTGAAGGGCAAGTATCGCGGTCTGGCGCATGAGGACGAGATGGTCGCCTATCTGCCCCATTGCACCTTCGCGCTGAACCCGCGCGCCGCCTCCATCGACACCCCGCTGCACGCCTATGTCCCCAGCAAGCATGTCGATCATGTCCATTCCGACGCGATCATCGCCCTCGCGGCCTCGGTCAATTCGAAGGAGCTGACCGCCGAGATCTTCGGCACCGACATCGGCTGGCTGCCGTGGAAGAAGCCCGGCTACGAGCTGGGCCTGTGGCTGGAGAGGCTTGCGGTCGAGAACCCGGGCATGCGCGGCGCGGTGCTGGAAAGCCACGGTCTGTTCACCTGGGCCGATGACGCCAAGGACTGCTACCTGACCACGCTGGAGATCATCAACACCGCCGCCGAATGGCTGGAATCCCGCAGCACGGCGCCTGCCTTCGGCGGCCCCGCCCGCCCCACGCTGGACGCCCCCGAACGGCGCAAGATCGCCGCGCGGCTGATGCCGGTGATCCGGGGCCTGATCTCCAAGGACCGCCACAAGGTCGGCCATTTCGACGACCAGCCCGCGGTGCTGGAATTCGTCGGCTCTGCGATGCTGGAGAGCCTGGCGCCGATGGGCACCTCCTGCCCCGACCATTTCCTGCGCACCAAGATCCGGCCTCTGGTCGTCGACTTCGACCCCGCCGCCCCCGATCTGGACGCCACGCTGGCCGCCCTGCCGCAGGCGGTGGCCGCCTATCGCGACGACTACGCCGCCTATTACGACCGCTGCAGACGGCCCGACAGCCCGGCTTTGCGCGATCCGAACGCGGTCGTCTACCTGATCCCCGGCGTGGGCATGATCACCTTCGCGCTGGACAAGCCCACCGCCCGCGTCTCGGCCGAATTCTACGTCAACGCCATCAACGTGATGCGCGGTGCCAGTGCCGTCAGCACCTATCAGGGCCTGCCCGAGCAGGAGGCCTTCGACATCGAATACTGGCTGCTGGAAGAGGCGAAGCTGCAGCGCATGCCCAGGCCCAAGTCGCTGGCGGGCCGCGTGGCGCTGGTCACCGGCGGCGCGGGCGGCATCGGGGCGGCGACCGCCGAACGCTTCCTGCGCGAGGGCGCCTGCGTGATGCTGGCCGATATCGACGAAGGCGCGCTGGCCACCACCCATGACGGGCTGGCCAAAAGCTTCGGCGCCGATGTCGTGCGCGCGGTGCAGATGAACGTCACCGACGAGGCGCAGGTCGCCACCGCCTATGCGCAGATGGCGGTCGAGTTCGGCGGCATCGACATCCTCGTGTCGAACGCGGGCATCGCCTCCTCCGCCCCGGTCGAGGAGACCACCTTGGCGCTGTGGAACCGCAACATGGACATCCTGTCCACCGGCTATTTCCTGGTCTCGCGCGAGGCGTTCCGCACCTTCCGCGCCCAGGATATCGGCGGATCGGTGATCTTCGTCGCCTCCAAGAACGGCCTCGCCGCCAGCCCCAACGCCAGCGCCTATTGTACCGCCAAGGCGGCCGAGATCCACCTGGCCCGCTGCCTGGCGCTGGAGGGCGCCGAGGGCGGCATCCGCGTCAACGTGGTCAATCCCGACGCCGTCCTGCGCGGATCCCGCATCTGGGAGGGCGAATGGCTGGACCAGCGCGCCAGCACCTACGGCACCGACAAGGGAGGGCTGGAGGAGATGTACCGCCAACGCTCGCTGCTCAAGCGATCCGTCCTGCCCGAGGACATCGCCGAGGGCGCGTATTTCTTCGCCTCCGACCTGTCGGCCAAGTCGACGGGCAACATCCTCAACGTGGACGCGGGCAACGTCCAGGCCTTCACGAGGTAA
- the madL gene encoding malonate transporter subunit MadL → MIIYGVAALAACHLAGVILGDLLGSLLGVQSNVGGVGFAMLLLIVASDWLRRTGRLPALSEQGILFWSAMYIPIVVAMAAQQNVVAALAGGPVAIIAGVGATLACVALVPVVARIGGQDAPLPPLMAQEA, encoded by the coding sequence ATGATCATTTACGGAGTCGCGGCCCTGGCCGCCTGCCATCTGGCGGGCGTCATCCTGGGCGACCTGCTGGGGTCCCTGCTGGGCGTCCAGTCCAATGTGGGCGGCGTGGGCTTTGCCATGCTGCTGCTGATCGTGGCCAGCGACTGGCTGCGCCGCACCGGCCGCCTGCCCGCGCTGTCCGAACAGGGCATCCTGTTCTGGAGCGCGATGTACATCCCCATCGTCGTGGCCATGGCCGCGCAGCAGAACGTCGTGGCGGCCCTGGCGGGCGGGCCGGTGGCGATCATCGCGGGCGTGGGCGCGACCCTTGCCTGCGTGGCGCTGGTGCCGGTCGTCGCCCGCATCGGCGGGCAGGACGCGCCGCTGCCGCCCCTCATGGCGCAGGAGGCCTGA
- a CDS encoding GntR family transcriptional regulator, whose product MTLPTAQRIRLALENAIVDGRFAPGVRIDPDQVAADYGCSRTPVREALQALEASGLLIVQPKRGTFVAKLSVPQLMERFELMAEMEAFCARLACRRADPADLGRIDTALAACDDARADPDRYYAENTAFHQAIYRAAHNDFLQGETLRLQAILQPYRRRQLQAPGRVARSLDEHRRIADAIRTGDADEAARAMTDHVLVQGERFRDLVALVGRLDPQVGGVALR is encoded by the coding sequence ATGACCCTGCCCACCGCACAGCGCATCCGCCTTGCCTTGGAAAACGCCATCGTCGATGGCCGTTTCGCGCCGGGCGTCCGCATCGACCCCGATCAGGTCGCCGCCGACTACGGCTGTTCCCGCACCCCCGTGCGCGAGGCGCTGCAGGCGCTCGAGGCGTCGGGCCTGCTGATCGTGCAGCCCAAGCGCGGCACCTTTGTGGCCAAGCTCAGCGTGCCGCAGCTGATGGAACGCTTCGAGCTGATGGCCGAGATGGAGGCCTTCTGCGCGCGCCTGGCCTGCCGCCGTGCCGATCCCGCCGACCTCGGCCGCATCGACACCGCGCTGGCCGCCTGCGACGACGCCCGCGCCGATCCCGACCGCTACTATGCCGAGAACACCGCCTTCCATCAGGCGATCTACCGCGCCGCCCATAACGACTTCCTGCAGGGCGAGACGCTGCGCCTGCAGGCCATCCTGCAGCCCTATCGCCGCCGCCAGCTGCAGGCCCCGGGCCGCGTGGCCCGCTCGCTGGACGAACACCGCCGCATCGCCGACGCCATCCGCACGGGCGACGCAGACGAAGCCGCGCGTGCCATGACCGACCATGTGCTGGTGCAGGGCGAACGCTTCCGCGACCTGGTGGCGCTGGTGGGTCGGCTGGACCCTCAGGTGGGCGGCGTGGCCTTGCGCTGA
- a CDS encoding DeoR/GlpR family DNA-binding transcription regulator, producing MLETERHRIILSAVQERPVVTVADLCALTAASEATVRRDIAQLHLAKKLRRVRGGAEAISPPQFVGINARPFAINQTINIASKRAIAQAAVDLCEDGDAIIVNGGTTTFQMVHPLTTKRLQVFTNSFPIAEHLLKQSKNTVMLPAGAIYREQNIILSPFDDDGSNHFYARRMFMGCRGLGPLGLMEGDPLLVQAEQKLIGQADELVVLADSSKFSQCSSLLLCPLSRIHTVITDDGIDDRAASMLEAADIRLIVADARRDGRTRAEE from the coding sequence ATGCTGGAAACCGAACGCCATCGCATCATCCTGTCCGCCGTGCAGGAACGGCCCGTGGTGACGGTGGCCGATCTCTGCGCGCTGACGGCGGCCTCCGAGGCCACGGTGCGCCGCGACATCGCGCAGCTGCATCTGGCCAAGAAGCTGCGCCGGGTGCGCGGCGGGGCCGAGGCGATCTCTCCGCCCCAGTTCGTGGGGATCAACGCGCGGCCCTTCGCGATCAACCAGACGATCAACATCGCCTCGAAGCGGGCGATCGCGCAAGCGGCGGTGGATCTGTGCGAGGATGGCGACGCGATCATCGTGAATGGCGGCACGACGACCTTCCAGATGGTCCATCCGCTGACGACCAAGCGGCTGCAGGTCTTCACCAACAGCTTTCCCATCGCGGAACATCTGCTGAAGCAGTCGAAGAACACGGTGATGCTGCCCGCCGGTGCGATCTATCGCGAACAGAACATCATCCTGTCGCCCTTCGACGACGACGGCAGCAATCATTTCTATGCGCGGCGCATGTTCATGGGCTGCCGGGGCCTGGGGCCCCTGGGCCTGATGGAGGGCGACCCGCTGCTGGTGCAGGCCGAGCAGAAGCTGATCGGGCAGGCCGACGAGCTGGTCGTGCTGGCCGACAGCTCGAAGTTTTCGCAATGCTCCAGCCTGCTTCTGTGCCCCTTGTCGCGCATCCACACGGTCATCACCGATGACGGGATCGACGACCGGGCCGCAAGCATGCTGGAGGCTGCCGACATTCGCCTGATCGTGGCGGACGCCCGGCGGGACGGAAGGACACGCGCCGAGGAGTAG
- the madM gene encoding malonate transporter subunit MadM encodes MEMITEILSKNGLVFAFVVVGVVMWVSYQISDRLSAGRLHGSAVAIIIGLVLAWWGGLATGGSKGLADVPLFAGIGLMGGAMLRDLAIVSTAYGVDIREIRKAGAAGVVALALGIVVSFAVGALVAAAFGYTDAVSMATIGGGAATYIVGPVTGTALGASSDVIALSVAAGLLKAVLVMIGTPLVAPLIGLNNPKSAMAYGGLMGTTSGVAGGLAATDKRLVPYGAMTATFYTGLGCLMGPSVMYLALLAITGG; translated from the coding sequence ATGGAGATGATCACCGAAATCCTGTCCAAGAACGGGCTGGTCTTCGCCTTCGTCGTCGTCGGCGTGGTGATGTGGGTGTCCTATCAGATCTCGGACCGGCTGTCGGCGGGGCGGCTGCACGGCTCGGCCGTGGCCATCATCATCGGGCTGGTGCTGGCTTGGTGGGGGGGGCTTGCCACCGGCGGGTCCAAGGGCCTGGCCGACGTGCCGCTGTTCGCGGGCATCGGGCTGATGGGCGGCGCGATGCTGCGCGACCTGGCCATCGTGTCGACCGCCTACGGCGTCGACATCCGCGAGATCCGCAAGGCGGGGGCGGCGGGCGTCGTCGCGCTGGCGCTTGGGATCGTGGTGTCCTTTGCCGTGGGGGCGCTGGTGGCGGCGGCCTTCGGCTATACCGATGCGGTCAGCATGGCGACCATCGGCGGGGGGGCCGCGACCTATATCGTGGGGCCGGTCACCGGGACGGCGCTTGGCGCCAGCTCGGACGTGATCGCGCTGTCGGTCGCGGCGGGCCTCTTGAAGGCCGTGCTGGTGATGATCGGCACGCCGCTGGTCGCGCCGCTGATCGGGTTGAACAACCCGAAATCGGCCATGGCCTATGGCGGGCTGATGGGCACGACCAGCGGCGTCGCGGGGGGCCTGGCCGCCACCGACAAGCGGCTGGTGCCCTATGGCGCGATGACGGCGACGTTCTATACGGGGCTGGGCTGCCTGATGGGGCCGTCGGTCATGTACCTGGCGCTGCTGGCGATCACCGGGGGCTGA
- a CDS encoding sugar ABC transporter ATP-binding protein, whose translation MQPDPASRDGAVLSLRGIVKTFPGVRALDGVRLDLFPGQVTALIGENGAGKSTIVKVLTGIYQPDEGQIFVAGEPVRFPTAQAAGAAGVTAIHQETVLFDEMTVAENIFIGHAPRNWLGLIDRRAMRSRAAAILRGIGSDLDPATRLRDLGIASKHLVAIARALSVDARVVIMDEPTAALSHKEIGELYELVEKLKAQGKAILFISHKFDEIFRIADRWTVFRDGAFVGEGAMADVTEGDLVQMMVGRSVDQIYPKRPAKIGPPVLTVAGYCHPTEYEDITFTLHQGEILGFYGLVGAGRSEVMQALFGISQPAKGACRIAGDVRVIRSTAQAVQAGIVYVPEDRGRQGAVKGLPIFQNVTLPSLARTSRGGFLRLAEEFALAREYTQRLDLRAASLDQDIGLLSGGNQQKVVIAKWLATQPRIIILDEPTKGIDIGSKAAVHDFMSELAAQGLAVIMVSSEIPEVLGMSDRIIVMREGRIAGEFAGAAMTPENLIRAAVGIERTAA comes from the coding sequence ATGCAGCCAGACCCCGCATCGCGGGACGGCGCCGTGCTGTCGCTGCGCGGTATCGTCAAGACCTTCCCGGGCGTGCGCGCACTGGACGGCGTGCGGCTGGACCTGTTCCCCGGCCAGGTCACCGCGCTGATCGGCGAGAACGGCGCGGGCAAATCCACCATCGTCAAGGTCCTGACCGGCATCTATCAGCCCGACGAGGGGCAGATCTTCGTGGCGGGCGAACCCGTCCGATTTCCCACCGCGCAGGCGGCGGGCGCGGCGGGCGTCACCGCCATCCATCAGGAGACGGTGCTGTTCGACGAGATGACGGTGGCCGAGAACATCTTCATCGGCCATGCGCCCCGTAACTGGTTGGGCCTGATCGATCGCCGCGCGATGCGCAGCCGGGCGGCGGCGATCCTGCGCGGGATCGGCTCGGATCTGGACCCGGCCACGCGGCTGCGCGATCTGGGCATCGCCAGCAAGCATCTGGTGGCCATCGCCCGTGCCCTGTCGGTCGATGCCCGCGTGGTGATCATGGACGAGCCCACCGCCGCCCTGTCCCACAAGGAGATCGGCGAGCTGTACGAGCTGGTCGAAAAGCTGAAGGCGCAGGGCAAGGCCATCCTGTTCATCAGCCACAAGTTCGACGAGATCTTCCGCATCGCCGACCGCTGGACGGTCTTCCGCGACGGCGCCTTCGTGGGCGAGGGGGCGATGGCCGACGTGACCGAGGGCGATCTGGTGCAGATGATGGTCGGCCGCAGCGTCGATCAGATCTATCCCAAGCGGCCCGCGAAGATCGGGCCCCCGGTGCTGACGGTCGCGGGATATTGCCACCCGACGGAATACGAGGACATCACCTTCACCCTGCATCAGGGCGAGATCCTGGGCTTCTACGGCCTCGTCGGCGCGGGCCGGTCCGAGGTGATGCAGGCGCTGTTCGGCATCAGCCAGCCCGCCAAGGGCGCGTGCCGGATCGCGGGCGACGTGCGGGTGATCCGGTCCACCGCGCAGGCGGTTCAGGCGGGCATCGTCTATGTCCCCGAGGATCGCGGGCGGCAGGGCGCGGTCAAGGGGCTGCCGATCTTCCAGAACGTCACGCTGCCCTCGCTGGCGCGGACCAGCCGGGGCGGGTTCCTGCGGCTGGCCGAGGAATTCGCGCTGGCCCGCGAGTACACGCAGCGGCTGGACCTGCGGGCGGCAAGCTTGGACCAGGACATCGGCCTGCTGTCGGGGGGCAACCAGCAGAAGGTGGTGATCGCCAAATGGCTGGCGACCCAGCCCCGCATCATCATCCTGGACGAGCCCACCAAGGGCATCGACATCGGATCCAAGGCCGCCGTCCACGACTTCATGTCGGAACTGGCCGCCCAAGGGCTGGCCGTGATCATGGTCAGCAGCGAGATCCCCGAAGTGCTGGGCATGTCCGACCGCATCATCGTCATGCGCGAGGGCCGCATCGCGGGCGAGTTCGCGGGCGCCGCCATGACGCCCGAGAACCTGATCCGCGCCGCCGTGGGCATCGAGAGGACCGCCGCATGA